One Trachemys scripta elegans isolate TJP31775 chromosome 4, CAS_Tse_1.0, whole genome shotgun sequence genomic region harbors:
- the FLRT2 gene encoding leucine-rich repeat transmembrane protein FLRT2, producing the protein MGLWTRMWPKDWAVFLKSWLIISLGLCMQVSKTLACPNVCRCDRNFVYCNERSLTSVPLGIPEGVTVLYLHNNQINNAGFPAELHNVQSVHTVYLYGNQLDEFPMNLPKNVRVLHLQENNIQTISRAALAQLLKLEELHLDDNSISTVGVEDGAFREAVSLKLLFLSKNHLSSVPVGLPMDLQELRVDENRIAIISDMAFQNLTSLERLIVDGNLLTNKGIAEGTFSHLTKLKEFSIVRNSLSYPPPDLPGTHLLRLYLQDNQITHIPLSAFSNLHKLERLDISNNQLRMLVKGVFDNLHNLKQLTARNNPWLCDCSIKWVTEWLKFIPSSINVRGFMCQGPEQVRGMAVRELNMNMLSCPTTTPGLPLITPAPATILPTTLVPTSSVPTPSDKYSPLPPITSTLPTVPDREGGEMVTPPISERIQLSIHFVNDTCIQVNWLSLFTVMAYKLTWVKMGHSLVGGIVQERIVSGEKQHLSLVNLEPKSTYRICLVPLDAFNNYRAGEDTVCSEATTKASHLNNGSNTASSHEQTTSQNMGSPFLLAGLIGGAVIFVLVVLLSIFCWHMHKKGRYTSQKWKYNRGRRKDDYCEAGTKKDNSILEMTETSFQIVSLNNDQLLKGDFRLQPIYTPNGGINYTDCHIPNNMRYCNSSVSDLEHCHT; encoded by the coding sequence ATGGGCCTGTGGACGAGAATGTGGCCCAAAGATTGGGCTGTTTTCCTGAAATCCTGGCTCATAATTTCCCTGGGGCTCTGCATGCAGGTCTCCAAAACTCTGGCCTGTCCAAATGTGTGCCGCTGTGACCGAAACTTTGTCTACTGTAATGAGCGAAGCTTGACCTCAGTGCCTCTTGGGATACCGGAGGGTGTAACCGTACTCTACCTCCACAATAACCAAATTAATAATGCTGGATTCCCTGCAGAGCTGCACAACGTTCAGTCTGTGCACACGGTCTACCTATATGGCAACCAATTGGATGAGTTTCCCATGAACCTGCCCAAGAATGTCAGGGTTCTTCACCTGCAGGAAAACAACATTCAAACCATTTCGCGGGCTGCCCTGGCCCAGCTCCTGAAGCTGGAAGAGCTGCACCTAGATGACAACTCCATCTCTACTGTAGGGGTTGAGGATGGAGCATTTCGGGAAGCTGTCAGCCTCAAGCTTCTGTTCTTATCTAAGAATCACCTGAGCAGTGTACCAGTTGGCCTTCCAATGGACTTACAAGAATTACGAGTTGATGAAAACCGAATTGCCATAATTTCAGACATGGCCTTCCAGAATCTCACGAGCTTGGAACGTCTTATTGTGGATGGCAATCTCCTTACCAATAAAGGTATAGCTGAGGGCACCTTCAGCCATCTGACCAAGCTCAAGGAATTCTCAATAGTACGGAATTCACTATCCTACCCTCCCCCTGATCTTCCAGGTACACATCTGCTGAGGCTTTACCTGCAGGACAACCAGATAACCCACATACCACTTTCAGCCTTTTCAAACCTCCACAAGCTGGAGCGGCTTGATATTTCCAACAATCAGCTCCGGATGCTGGTGAAAGGGGTCTTTGATAACCTCCACAACCTGAAGCAGCTCACTGCGCGGAATAATCCCTGGTTATGTGACTGCAGTATTAAATGGGTCACTGAATGGCTCAAATTTATTCCCTCATCCATCAATGTCCGGGGTTTTATGTGCCAGGGACCAGAACAGGTCCGAGGTATGGCTGTCAGGGAGCTCAATATGAATATGTTGTCATGCCCCAccaccactcctggtctgccACTTATCACCCCAGCCCCTGCTACTATCTTGCCAACCACACTGGTTCCCACTTCATCAGTTCCAACTCCAAGTGATAAATACAGTCCTCTCCCACCCATCACATCCACACTCCCCACTGTGCCTGACAGGGAGGGCGGAGAAATGGTGACACCTCCCATTTCCGAAAGGATCCAACTCTCCATCCATTTTGTGAATGACACTTGCATCCAAGTCAACTGGCTGTCCCTTTTTACCGTGATGGCATACAAACTCACATGGGTTAAAATGGGCCACAGCCTGGTAGGGGGCATTGTCCAGGAACGGATAGTAAGTGGTGAGAAACAACACTTAAGCTTGGTGAATCTTGAACCCAAATCCACTTATCGGATTTGTTTGGTTCCACTGGATGCTTTTAATAATTACCGAGCTGGAGAAGACACTGTCTGTTCAGAAGCCACAACCAAGGCTTCCCACTTAAACAATGGCAGCAACACAGCCTCCAGCCATGAGCAGACGACTTCTCAGAATATGGGCTCCCCCTTTTTGCTGGCAGGCTTGATTGGGGGTGCAGTGATATTTGTTCTTGTGGTCCTGCTCAGCATCTTTTGCTGGCACATGCATAAAAAGGGGCGCTACACCTCCCAGAAGTGGAAATACAACCGGGGCCGGCGGAAAGATGACTATTGTGAGGCGGGGACCAAGAAGGACAACTCCATCCTGGAGATGACGGAAACCAGCTTCCAGATTGTCTCCTTAAATAACGATCAGCTCCTTAAAGGAGATTTCAGACTGCAGCCCATTTATACCCCAAACGGGGGAATTAACTACACAGACTGCCACATCCCCAACAACATGCGATACTGCAACAGCAGTGTCTCAGATCTGGAACACTGTCATACGTGA